The proteins below are encoded in one region of Mesoplasma melaleucae:
- the oppB gene encoding oligopeptide ABC transporter permease OppB, which translates to MIKSKNKSTLKNFNLDALDLDLNEELIYAQPTFLRTVSYRLEELKEETSKYFRRHPLIGYSFKRIVYGLLTLIVSIAIVFFLVNFVTPDSSYLPDPQEMAKMGIGDSGARYDAFLQTRLELFGVSGSAIERLLTYFKNIIPFIPKHILVGQAVEFPESSTTDAIIKNTIFYTGGQVDWILRSGSQELIDLVKVHANYKTIWVYLGIVKSNSMGMPGSTEVTSLFADAIPYSFGIGSIAVLVSYIIGIPLGIEAAKRKGKTADGVINGASTFLLAIPSLVIVIAVYLTSILVFGHSSIFSSGSFWTRFWPVVALIILMAPTTIILTRRYVVDEMTAEYTKFAYAKGLGESKVFYIHIFRNTGVRILRELPLDLAFTLFGASILTESQWNIPGMSQLIISGVNNRDSFVILGFITFASLIKIAATLISDLFMVLMDPRVKLSGK; encoded by the coding sequence GTGATTAAATCAAAAAACAAAAGTACATTAAAAAACTTTAATTTAGACGCTTTGGATTTAGATCTAAATGAAGAGTTAATTTATGCTCAACCAACATTCTTAAGAACTGTTTCATATAGACTTGAAGAATTAAAAGAAGAGACTTCAAAATATTTTAGAAGACATCCTCTAATTGGATACTCATTTAAACGTATTGTTTATGGGTTATTAACATTAATTGTAAGTATTGCAATAGTTTTCTTTTTAGTTAACTTTGTAACACCTGACTCATCATACTTACCTGATCCTCAAGAAATGGCAAAAATGGGAATAGGTGACTCTGGTGCACGTTATGATGCATTCTTACAAACAAGATTAGAATTATTTGGAGTTAGTGGGTCTGCTATTGAAAGATTATTAACATATTTCAAAAACATTATTCCATTTATTCCAAAACACATTTTAGTTGGACAAGCAGTTGAATTTCCTGAAAGTTCAACAACAGATGCTATTATTAAAAACACAATTTTTTATACTGGTGGACAAGTTGATTGAATTCTTAGATCAGGTTCACAAGAACTAATTGATTTAGTAAAAGTTCATGCAAACTATAAAACTATCTGAGTATATTTAGGAATTGTTAAATCAAATTCAATGGGAATGCCAGGTTCAACTGAGGTAACTTCTCTATTTGCAGACGCAATTCCTTACTCATTTGGAATTGGAAGTATTGCAGTTTTAGTTTCATACATAATTGGTATTCCACTAGGCATTGAAGCAGCTAAAAGAAAAGGTAAAACAGCAGATGGTGTTATTAATGGAGCATCAACATTTTTATTAGCAATACCTTCATTAGTTATTGTTATTGCTGTTTACTTAACATCAATCTTAGTTTTCGGACATTCATCAATTTTTAGTTCTGGTTCTTTCTGAACTAGATTCTGACCAGTTGTTGCATTAATTATTTTAATGGCACCAACAACAATTATTTTAACAAGACGTTATGTTGTTGATGAAATGACTGCAGAATATACAAAATTTGCATATGCAAAAGGTTTAGGAGAATCAAAAGTATTCTATATCCACATTTTTAGAAACACTGGAGTAAGAATTTTACGTGAATTACCATTAGACTTAGCATTTACATTATTCGGAGCTTCAATTTTAACTGAATCTCAATGAAACATACCTGGTATGTCTCAATTAATTATTAGTGGGGTAAACAACCGTGACTCATTTGTTATTTTAGGATTTATTACTTTTGCATCATTAATTAAAATTGCTGCAACATTAATATCAGACTTATTTATGGTATTGATGGATCCTAGAGTTAAATTAAGCGGTAAATAA
- the oppC gene encoding oligopeptide ABC transporter permease OppC produces the protein MINIDREKFERENKVDFDNIDSKMFEMVEEQTSESERLNSKPYSYWKSVGKLLITSPTFMISILVLIGVVLLAFIVPVVTGYKNGASTIGDPALPSWEHLFGIGMNGEDLFQRVWAGTRTTLLFAFLIAAIQLVVGVVLGSIWGYFRKSDLIFIQVANIITIVPQFILLLLMVFLFNSKGYWVIVFAISLQAWVGIAQMVRVQIMLVKNTDYNTASISLGSSSYRIINKNIMPKILPVIVQTTAFAIPTAISIEASLAYLAFDFIPAGQTSLGQILNQVMNETKWQIYPNLLIAPMAVIMVVSVVFFLAARVFADSLDPKNHR, from the coding sequence ATGATAAACATCGATAGAGAAAAATTCGAAAGAGAAAACAAAGTTGATTTTGATAATATTGATTCAAAAATGTTTGAAATGGTCGAAGAACAAACTAGCGAAAGCGAAAGATTAAATTCAAAACCATATAGTTATTGAAAATCTGTAGGTAAATTATTAATTACATCTCCTACTTTTATGATTTCTATTTTAGTTTTAATTGGAGTTGTACTGCTAGCTTTCATTGTTCCAGTAGTAACAGGTTATAAAAATGGAGCAAGTACAATTGGTGATCCAGCATTACCATCATGAGAGCACTTATTTGGAATCGGTATGAATGGTGAAGATTTATTTCAAAGAGTTTGAGCTGGAACAAGAACAACATTATTGTTTGCTTTCTTAATTGCAGCAATTCAATTAGTAGTTGGGGTTGTTTTAGGTTCAATTTGAGGTTATTTTAGAAAATCAGATTTAATTTTCATTCAAGTAGCAAATATTATTACAATTGTTCCTCAATTCATTCTATTACTATTAATGGTTTTCTTATTTAATAGTAAAGGTTACTGAGTTATTGTTTTTGCGATATCACTTCAAGCATGAGTTGGTATTGCTCAAATGGTAAGGGTACAAATTATGCTAGTTAAAAATACTGACTACAATACAGCATCAATTAGTTTAGGTTCAAGTTCATACAGAATTATTAACAAAAACATTATGCCAAAAATTTTACCAGTTATTGTTCAAACAACTGCGTTTGCAATTCCAACTGCTATTTCAATCGAAGCATCACTTGCATACTTAGCATTTGACTTCATTCCAGCAGGACAAACATCACTTGGACAAATCTTAAACCAAGTTATGAACGAAACAAAATGACAAATTTATCCAAACTTATTAATTGCTCCAATGGCAGTTATTATGGTTGTTTCAGTTGTATTCTTTTTAGCTGCTAGAGTATTTGCTGACTCATTAGATCCAAAAAATCATAGATAG
- a CDS encoding ABC transporter ATP-binding protein, which produces MATNKEKIISLQDVVVKFNVRGKMLTAIRNVSFDIYDGETIAIVGESGSGKSVLTKTLTNMLENNGYISNGTIMYFLTEESKNNPETAIREDVNLVNYHKGSLTSDTRRKIKKSNYKTINNAKIRLEALNARLGIKGADSNEVLEKIKEESEIIHDAYFELSTFSRLRKRTVLRLTPIMKEISAKKTNLSIMKGRQILAGLRILAEQEFLTEFELNLKSVLEKLKRAEVVEEHEVNTLLAAWKFQTKPTWVNKREAIKKLKQVRGGTIATIFQDPMTSLNPLLSVGFQISEAIRLHNKVSRHAAKQQAIELMNKVGIPNAEKRYHDIPGKYSGGMKQRIVIAIALACNPKVLICDEPTTALDVTIQAQILELIKDLKKEFNLTVIFITHDLGVVANVADRVAVLYAGQIIEYGTTKDIFFDARHPYTWALLSSLPQLGTKGEELFAITGTPPSLFNKIKGDAFAPRNKYALAIDFEYNPPMFEISKTHGAKTWLLDPRAPQVNKPKMLDNLKEAVSEAKVGE; this is translated from the coding sequence ATGGCTACAAATAAAGAAAAAATTATTTCGCTTCAAGACGTTGTTGTAAAATTCAACGTTCGTGGAAAAATGTTAACAGCTATTAGAAACGTTTCTTTTGATATTTATGATGGAGAAACAATTGCAATAGTTGGTGAATCTGGGTCAGGTAAATCAGTTTTAACTAAAACATTAACTAACATGTTAGAAAATAATGGTTACATTTCAAATGGAACAATTATGTATTTTCTAACTGAAGAATCAAAAAACAATCCTGAAACAGCAATTAGAGAAGATGTTAACTTAGTAAACTACCACAAAGGTTCATTAACTTCTGACACAAGAAGAAAAATTAAAAAAAGTAATTACAAAACAATTAATAACGCAAAAATTCGTTTAGAAGCATTAAACGCACGTTTAGGAATTAAAGGTGCAGATTCTAATGAAGTTTTAGAAAAAATTAAAGAAGAAAGTGAAATTATTCATGATGCATATTTTGAACTTTCAACATTCTCAAGATTAAGAAAAAGAACTGTTTTACGTTTAACTCCAATAATGAAAGAAATTTCAGCTAAAAAAACAAATCTTTCAATCATGAAAGGTAGACAAATTCTTGCTGGTTTAAGGATTCTTGCTGAACAAGAATTTTTAACTGAGTTTGAATTAAACTTAAAATCAGTTTTAGAAAAATTAAAAAGAGCTGAAGTTGTTGAAGAACATGAAGTTAATACTTTATTAGCTGCATGAAAATTCCAAACAAAACCAACTTGAGTAAACAAAAGAGAAGCTATTAAAAAATTAAAACAAGTTAGAGGGGGAACAATTGCTACAATTTTTCAAGACCCTATGACTTCATTAAACCCATTATTAAGTGTAGGTTTCCAAATTTCAGAAGCAATCAGATTACATAATAAAGTTTCTAGACATGCTGCAAAACAACAAGCAATTGAATTAATGAACAAAGTAGGTATTCCAAATGCTGAAAAACGTTATCACGATATTCCAGGTAAATACTCTGGAGGTATGAAACAACGTATCGTTATTGCTATTGCATTAGCATGTAATCCAAAAGTTTTAATTTGTGATGAGCCAACAACAGCACTTGATGTTACTATTCAAGCTCAAATTTTAGAATTAATTAAAGATCTTAAAAAAGAATTTAACTTAACTGTAATTTTCATTACTCACGACTTAGGAGTAGTTGCTAACGTTGCTGATCGTGTTGCAGTATTATATGCTGGGCAAATTATTGAATATGGTACAACTAAAGATATTTTCTTTGATGCAAGACACCCATATACTTGAGCATTATTATCATCATTACCTCAATTAGGTACAAAAGGTGAAGAATTATTTGCTATTACAGGTACACCACCAAGTTTATTCAACAAAATAAAAGGTGATGCTTTTGCACCAAGAAACAAATATGCTTTAGCAATTGACTTTGAATATAACCCACCAATGTTTGAAATTAGTAAAACACATGGTGCAAAAACTTGATTATTAGATCCAAGAGCCCCTCAAGTTAATAAACCTAAAATGTTAGACAACTTAAAAGAAGCTGTAAGCGAAGCAAAGGTAGGTGAATAG
- a CDS encoding ATP-binding cassette domain-containing protein: MAKESLVKVRDLLIEYGHGKNKVSAVKEVSFDIYKGETFGLVGESGSGKSTIGKALMGIEPINDGTVYYQDTLAFGKIPNLIKMNEKMEHHIKVMKLNQTAITKALEVYSEDYKRVYFKYVEGKYYDLKSKETVDYSDNKIRKIEEGLDLKEHKLVSKARDPKLKLVDDAIKKNIKRILKLYKLQDKSLSFLKMLKADGIINQDLLKKVNELHTRTNKLTLKIRKSESTMYLIIQEIEKIRNDVKKSKYKSVKRFFFELGKLLEILITEHKLVSPMIVELKQTQKLSSAIVSKGSDKKDWLKWIGEKLATISDEEKIAELQAVKEFMAMDNIQKTLEQSPKYCLPTNSERHQLKKQMQMIFQDPASSLNDRMPVEQIIAEGLDNFPELYKNEQAAQTYIDWFNLNNPSKAGKITLQNIRYSKVKQFLILQLLTTVGMLPEHLSRYPHEFSGGQRQRIGIARALVMKPSFVVCDEPISALDVSIRAQVINLLSKFQIEFDLTYIFIAHDLSVVRFIANRIAVIYRGDIVELADADELFNNPLHPYTQSLLSAVPLPDPELEKKKKSIKYNPEEQHFDYITDSPKWKEVQKGHFILANDREIAEIKASKRKAKKIEKGA; encoded by the coding sequence ATGGCTAAAGAATCATTAGTAAAGGTACGTGACCTTTTAATTGAATATGGACACGGAAAAAACAAAGTTTCTGCAGTTAAAGAAGTATCATTTGATATTTACAAAGGAGAAACTTTTGGATTAGTAGGTGAATCAGGTTCTGGTAAATCAACAATTGGTAAAGCCTTAATGGGAATTGAACCAATTAATGATGGAACTGTTTACTACCAAGATACTTTAGCATTTGGTAAAATACCTAACTTGATTAAAATGAATGAAAAAATGGAACACCATATTAAAGTAATGAAACTTAATCAAACAGCAATTACTAAAGCTTTAGAAGTTTATTCAGAAGATTACAAACGTGTTTACTTTAAATATGTTGAAGGAAAATACTACGATTTAAAATCAAAAGAAACAGTTGATTACTCTGATAACAAAATTAGAAAAATTGAAGAAGGTTTAGATTTAAAAGAACACAAATTAGTTTCAAAAGCGAGAGATCCAAAATTAAAATTAGTTGATGATGCTATTAAAAAAAATATTAAAAGAATTTTAAAATTATACAAACTTCAAGATAAATCATTATCATTCTTAAAAATGTTAAAAGCTGATGGAATTATTAATCAAGATTTATTAAAAAAAGTTAATGAATTACACACAAGAACAAATAAATTAACTTTAAAAATTAGAAAATCAGAATCAACTATGTATTTAATTATTCAAGAAATTGAAAAAATTAGAAATGATGTTAAAAAAAGTAAATATAAATCAGTTAAAAGATTCTTCTTTGAATTAGGAAAATTATTAGAAATATTAATTACTGAACATAAATTAGTTTCTCCAATGATTGTAGAATTAAAACAAACACAAAAATTAAGTTCTGCGATTGTTTCAAAAGGAAGCGATAAAAAAGATTGATTAAAATGAATTGGTGAAAAATTAGCAACTATTAGTGATGAAGAAAAAATTGCAGAATTACAAGCAGTTAAAGAATTCATGGCAATGGATAATATTCAAAAAACATTAGAACAATCACCAAAATATTGCTTACCTACAAACTCAGAAAGACATCAACTAAAAAAACAAATGCAAATGATTTTCCAAGATCCAGCATCATCATTAAATGATAGAATGCCAGTTGAACAAATTATTGCAGAAGGTTTAGATAACTTTCCTGAATTATATAAAAATGAACAAGCAGCTCAAACATACATTGATTGATTTAATTTAAACAATCCAAGTAAAGCAGGAAAAATTACATTACAAAACATTAGATATTCAAAAGTAAAACAATTTTTAATTTTACAATTATTAACTACTGTTGGTATGTTACCTGAACATTTATCTCGTTACCCACATGAATTTTCAGGGGGTCAACGTCAACGTATTGGAATTGCTAGAGCATTAGTTATGAAACCTTCATTTGTTGTTTGTGATGAACCTATTTCAGCACTTGACGTTTCAATTAGAGCACAAGTTATTAACTTATTATCAAAATTCCAAATTGAGTTTGATTTAACATATATCTTTATTGCTCACGACTTAAGTGTAGTTAGATTTATTGCAAATAGAATTGCAGTTATTTATCGTGGTGATATTGTTGAATTAGCTGATGCTGATGAATTATTCAACAACCCATTACACCCATATACTCAATCACTGTTATCTGCTGTGCCATTACCAGATCCAGAATTAGAAAAAAAGAAAAAGAGTATTAAATATAATCCAGAAGAACAACATTTTGATTACATTACAGATTCACCAAAATGAAAAGAAGTTCAGAAAGGTCACTTTATTTTAGCAAATGATAGAGAAATTGCTGAAATCAAAGCAAGTAAAAGAAAAGCTAAAAAAATTGAGAAAGGAGCATAA
- the oppA gene encoding oligopeptide ABC transporter substrate-binding protein OppA: protein MKKLLSIIAAGTLVITAGSTLVSCGMSATKLMARKVNTKEYKGFMTAALNTWSPGSSNQNSDAIIGENLYDGLLTPNAHNEIEGQMANWWGHNQEGTEYYFHLRDKETSSEDGRKTGIPKWTITKDGKVTGTENVSPMDFYNAFRFTFNPNASADGAAPTNGLFKNGSALVDGILPTITEYDTLLNKGKNFGRTTEKGGTSNIAQEAISTRNFDIIIMLVNLWSATEEGQAKINKLAAAKIDAITEEKDGKEVITGYNRIQEFDNLITEIKYYTTEANFQQLITDSAQNGGMMAVSLATEGLGTATSEKADSGQMYNIRYTLQNPSTSFFTSAAGYGSLKPLPFYAVSYSDTQNRSWYNFSKRYQPSINEMWFSGAYYVQSYKAGTNAVLLKNPHYYQADRTYIEKATYTLTRTASVDSNRLWFEGGDASEVAISPNDASGWKKYVGDDYNADEQKFAFEGTHATSTVPSQYSFTTFYNYGRVSQKDGKKIISASSKAMAQKSVRLYLNYIMQRTQFPAYIAGKLDNNENTKESLAWDKDKNVKTRSSTLLRNVFTIPKLAVNTDKQEDAVASSAPDEIRGVSVKDYTIQNVGSDYNKMYGTKNMELEPTETAPTADTDSKTRLAILEENITTPNFDKEKLEKFYNEQFGSLVDGNDAFYQNDLMALGMFLKDDGTDVIPELEDELKKFADSAYKSVIDREQNDKSVDQANEKAKAKILGDVVRQDLESKKILEKGKNQSISLEWLLNGLSRLTLNPRVEYIVEQFNSTVGDNSPIKLVATVSNDNADYVNKSKIGEYDILVSGWGPDYTDPYNFLHTMIFGGEYNSYTKLKTVVKSNGTSEGSENVPKLIMNDGYEEYDSVYQDLRNTVANYTGIVETAKGESDFTQRLIQLSKAETYALYNVGFTATLYNKTPMKTIQLSYLDPFTRSSFIAGSSNLRLFGVKMIESLWNKEEFLKAQAQFNEGSDNSVAEYKKLYVYDPKSDGIVTASNSGIPSK, encoded by the coding sequence ATGAAAAAATTACTTAGTATAATTGCTGCTGGTACTTTAGTTATAACAGCAGGTTCAACTTTAGTTTCATGTGGAATGTCTGCAACAAAACTAATGGCAAGAAAAGTAAATACAAAAGAGTATAAAGGTTTCATGACTGCCGCTCTTAACACTTGATCACCTGGTTCTTCAAACCAAAATAGTGATGCAATTATTGGGGAAAACTTATACGATGGTTTATTAACTCCTAACGCACATAATGAAATTGAAGGTCAAATGGCAAACTGATGAGGACATAATCAAGAAGGTACAGAATACTACTTCCATTTAAGAGATAAAGAAACATCTTCAGAAGATGGAAGAAAAACTGGAATTCCAAAATGAACAATAACTAAAGATGGAAAAGTAACAGGGACAGAAAATGTATCTCCAATGGATTTTTATAATGCATTCAGATTTACTTTCAACCCTAATGCTTCAGCTGATGGAGCTGCACCAACAAATGGTTTATTTAAAAATGGTAGTGCGCTAGTTGATGGGATTTTACCAACAATTACAGAGTATGATACATTGTTAAACAAAGGAAAAAACTTTGGTAGAACAACTGAAAAAGGTGGAACATCAAATATTGCTCAAGAAGCTATTTCAACTAGAAACTTTGATATTATCATCATGTTAGTAAACCTTTGATCTGCTACAGAAGAAGGACAAGCTAAAATTAATAAATTAGCAGCAGCTAAAATTGATGCAATTACAGAAGAGAAAGATGGAAAAGAAGTTATAACAGGTTATAATAGAATACAAGAATTTGATAATTTAATTACTGAAATCAAATATTATACTACTGAAGCAAACTTCCAACAATTAATTACTGATTCTGCACAAAATGGTGGAATGATGGCTGTTTCATTAGCAACTGAAGGTTTAGGAACTGCCACTTCAGAAAAAGCAGATTCTGGACAAATGTATAACATAAGATATACTTTACAAAATCCTTCTACATCATTCTTTACTTCAGCAGCAGGTTATGGTTCATTAAAACCACTACCTTTCTATGCTGTTAGTTATTCAGATACTCAAAATAGATCTTGATATAATTTTTCAAAAAGATATCAACCAAGTATCAATGAAATGTGATTCTCTGGTGCTTATTATGTTCAATCATATAAAGCAGGTACTAATGCAGTTTTATTAAAAAATCCTCATTACTACCAAGCTGACAGAACATATATTGAAAAAGCAACTTATACTTTAACTAGAACAGCATCAGTTGACTCAAACAGACTTTGATTTGAAGGTGGAGATGCATCTGAAGTTGCTATTTCACCAAACGATGCTAGTGGTTGAAAAAAATATGTTGGTGATGATTATAATGCTGATGAACAAAAATTTGCATTTGAAGGTACTCATGCAACATCAACAGTTCCTAGTCAATATAGTTTTACAACATTCTATAACTATGGTAGAGTAAGTCAAAAAGATGGCAAAAAAATAATATCAGCGTCATCAAAAGCAATGGCTCAAAAATCTGTAAGATTATACTTGAATTACATTATGCAAAGAACTCAATTCCCTGCATACATTGCTGGTAAATTAGACAATAATGAAAATACTAAAGAGTCATTAGCATGAGATAAAGACAAAAATGTTAAAACAAGATCATCAACTTTACTAAGAAACGTATTTACAATTCCAAAATTAGCTGTAAATACAGATAAACAAGAAGATGCAGTTGCATCATCAGCTCCTGATGAAATCAGAGGAGTTTCAGTTAAAGACTATACAATTCAAAATGTTGGTTCAGATTATAATAAAATGTATGGAACAAAAAACATGGAATTAGAACCAACTGAAACAGCTCCAACTGCAGATACTGATTCAAAAACTAGATTAGCAATCTTAGAAGAAAATATAACAACTCCTAACTTTGACAAAGAAAAATTAGAAAAATTCTACAATGAACAATTTGGTTCATTAGTAGATGGTAATGATGCATTCTATCAAAATGACTTAATGGCATTAGGAATGTTCTTAAAAGATGATGGAACAGATGTTATACCAGAACTTGAAGATGAATTGAAAAAATTTGCTGATTCAGCATATAAATCAGTTATTGATAGAGAACAAAACGACAAATCTGTTGACCAAGCTAACGAAAAAGCTAAAGCAAAAATTCTTGGTGATGTAGTTAGACAAGATCTTGAAAGCAAAAAAATTCTTGAAAAAGGTAAAAATCAATCAATATCACTTGAATGACTATTAAATGGACTTTCAAGATTAACTTTAAATCCAAGAGTTGAATATATTGTTGAACAATTTAACAGTACTGTTGGTGATAATAGTCCAATTAAATTAGTTGCAACAGTTTCAAATGATAATGCAGACTATGTAAATAAATCAAAAATTGGTGAATATGATATCCTTGTTAGTGGATGAGGACCAGATTATACTGATCCATATAACTTCTTACATACAATGATTTTTGGTGGAGAATATAATTCATATACAAAACTAAAAACTGTAGTTAAATCTAATGGTACTAGTGAAGGAAGCGAGAACGTTCCTAAATTAATAATGAATGATGGATACGAAGAATATGATAGTGTTTATCAAGATTTAAGAAATACTGTTGCTAATTATACTGGAATAGTTGAAACTGCAAAAGGTGAATCTGATTTTACTCAAAGACTAATTCAATTATCTAAAGCAGAAACTTATGCATTGTATAATGTTGGATTCACAGCTACTTTATACAACAAAACTCCAATGAAAACTATTCAACTTTCATATTTAGATCCATTTACAAGATCTTCATTTATTGCTGGAAGTTCTAACTTAAGATTATTTGGTGTAAAAATGATTGAATCTCTTTGAAATAAAGAAGAATTCTTAAAAGCACAAGCACAATTTAATGAAGGATCAGATAACTCTGTTGCAGAGTACAAAAAATTATATGTTTATGATCCTAAATCAGATGGAATTGTTACTGCTTCAAATTCAGGGATACCAAGCAAATAA
- a CDS encoding alpha/beta fold hydrolase has protein sequence MKNENLRTLDGKNISLYIWDEVQEGKCIIQLVHGSCEHALRYDEFAKEMNKQGFIVVANDHRGHGKTAELNHKPLGYFSSKNGWNKIVNDLKIVNEFIKSNYANLPIVMLGLSMGSFMTRTFMIDYPNTIDGFIISGTAWHSTALLKTSWLIAKIRQTFRKTDGPDDFIWKLSYKPLNKKYESINTTGVEWLSNNKENNDGFLNDPLTGQIFTSSAFKDMFAGLLYNQKSKNIKKVNKNLPILLVSGSDDSVGNYGKMVEKTYKKFKKQNLNVKLKLYDNQRHEILFDNDKEIVEQDVIKFVNSIINTKQQD, from the coding sequence ATGAAAAATGAAAACTTAAGAACATTAGATGGCAAAAACATTAGTTTGTATATTTGAGATGAAGTACAAGAAGGTAAGTGTATAATTCAACTAGTGCATGGAAGCTGCGAACATGCACTAAGATATGATGAGTTTGCAAAAGAAATGAATAAACAAGGATTTATTGTAGTTGCCAATGACCACCGAGGTCACGGGAAGACAGCTGAATTAAACCATAAACCGCTTGGCTATTTTTCTTCAAAAAATGGTTGAAACAAAATTGTTAATGATTTAAAGATTGTTAATGAATTTATTAAAAGTAACTATGCAAATTTACCAATTGTTATGTTAGGTCTTTCAATGGGAAGTTTTATGACTAGAACTTTTATGATTGATTATCCAAATACAATTGATGGGTTTATTATTAGTGGAACAGCATGACATAGTACTGCACTACTTAAAACATCTTGATTGATTGCAAAAATTAGACAAACTTTTAGAAAAACTGATGGACCAGATGATTTTATTTGAAAATTAAGTTATAAACCACTTAACAAAAAATATGAATCTATTAACACTACTGGTGTTGAATGACTTTCTAATAACAAAGAAAATAATGATGGATTCTTAAATGATCCATTAACTGGTCAAATCTTTACGTCTTCAGCATTTAAAGATATGTTTGCAGGATTACTATATAATCAAAAATCTAAGAACATAAAAAAGGTAAATAAAAATCTTCCAATTTTACTTGTGTCAGGAAGTGATGATTCAGTTGGTAACTATGGAAAAATGGTTGAAAAAACTTATAAGAAATTTAAAAAACAAAACTTAAATGTTAAATTAAAACTTTATGATAACCAACGTCATGAAATCTTATTTGATAATGATAAAGAAATAGTCGAACAAGATGTTATAAAATTTGTAAATTCAATTATTAATACAAAACAGCAAGATTAA